TCATCATCCGACCTAATCAGTGCCTCCCCAACAAACCAGTCGGATCACGaaaccaacccatcactcCGCTCCTTCTGGCGATCCTTCTCTCCAAATCACCTCACCCGCCGCCCTTTTCCAAAACCCGCACCAGAGAGACCACCCGACACGGATGAATTCgaccccccccaccccccctccccaaaacccTTCAACCCCGACTGCCTAGACCACCGAGTCGGAATCTGCTCCGCCCAGACCCGCGTTCTGGGTGACGCCCTCGATCTCATCTACGAGGACTTGGACGCCCACAGGGAGACGGTTGACACGCTGGCGAAGAACCTGGGTGAGTACCAACGTACGTTGGCGACACTGCTCGCGACTCCCGTCACGGCTGAGAGCTCCCCCCGTGCAAGGGTGAGGGCGTCGAAAGCACAGAGGTGCGGGCGGAAGTGCTTTGAGACCATCATCGCCGGTATTGAAGAGCGGCTCTCGCGCCTTCTGCCGTTGGGGGAGATCATCAGGGAGGAGCTTAATTCTACTCTGAGGGAGTCGCTAGAGCAGGATTTTGACGGTGCTGGGAGGTATCGGAGGGctcatctccaacgccggaaagaggaggcggaccgggaaggggaaaggctCGCCAAGGAGAGGCTTTTCACCCCAATGATGGCGATGGATCTTTCTTCCAGCTCGAGATGGAAGAGCACGAAGCTGCCCGACCAAAACGAGGAGCTTCAAGACATGATGACGGCTCACCAAACCGACTTTTTGCGCTGGAAGAAGGATAATCCTGGGGTTGACCTGCCGGAGGACTATTTGATGAGCCCGCCGCCCAGATGGTGGGGGGCTTTTCTGAAGAGGGGCGCTTGGAACAATGGAGGGGAGCTTCTGAGGGAGGAGCTCAGGTTTGAGATGTTTGGCGGGAGATCAAAAAGATGCAGGAGAGGGTTGAGTTGGACGTGTTGTTGACAAGGGAGACGAGGGGGGTTgtcaagaggaggggggaggtttggaggttgaggggggaggtgaggagggctaTGGAGGATGCGGGTATGCGAGGGATAAGTTTGATTGGGGAAAGATTTTGgggttggaaaagggggaggaggaagagttggaggagtttgttggggagttggggaaggTTATGCCTGATTAGAGAGGGGCGGGGGGAATAGACACGAGACGGTATTCACAGATTACTGTCGACATGGCGAAGCTCAATAGGCCAGACGAAGGGGATGTATTACAGCGCCGGGGGGCGGTATTCTCATCCGCAAAACTGGCGGCTCCGGGGACGGAGTTGGGAACTGGGAACTGGAAGCTGGGAGTTgcggcgttttttttttttcagggGTTGGCATGGTTCGGGGATGGTTAGCAAGATACCCAGGGGTATATGGCGTTCGATATCATGATAACCGAGATACATCTTAGTGTGTTGGAATAGTTGCTTTCCATAGCAAGAGACGGGTTCTGGACACACAAGACCAGTATTGCACAAGATACCCTGACATGTTGTGAACTTGTCAACTGATTTGCTGAATAAATATTGATATAATCATATGCCTGCTGATGTTCTGCGGCTTGTGTGAGAAGGAGAAATGTGGGTAAGTTGCGATGGGTGTGTATAGCAGTCTGGTCCGTAATATCAACCAACCTCAAGACCTGTCCAACACGTCAGCATCCAGCAGCAAATCATCCACAGGAAATGTTCACCCCTTACCATTCAAGcagccctcctcttcagaTACTGCCCTTCCCAAGTCCCTTGATATCCCACTTGACACTGCGTCTCCTCCTCTGACCCCGGCGTCTCTGGGCCCTCGCTCACGACCGaccaatcctcctccttgtcgtcCTGTTGCTTCAGATCCAGGCCATTAGCCCGTCGGTGATAAGAACAGCTCTTGTTGGTAGTCTTGTACGTGACCCACGAGCTGCAGTTTGTGCGAAAACTGTCGCACACGTGGTGGGTGGCCGTGTCTTCCTTGCAGCCGCAGCCAAAGGTGAGGCAGACTTTCCAGCAAAAGTATTGGCGTGGCATTCTGACTGGGGCTGAATCCCTGTTCGCAGCAATGAGGGGGGCTTGCggggaggagaaaagaaaaacagcCTTGCTGTTCTGGGGGAACGATAATAAAATCAGACAAGAAGGCCGGAACTCGGTAGCAAGAAATATTACGTGTCCTGCACGACGAGGTTGATCAAGAACCAAGAGACACCACGTTCTGGCatgtggtgttggttgtgtgCTGGTGCGAGGCCGAGGAAACGAATAAAGGGTTCTAGATCAACGAGGCGGTAGGCTGCTACACTACTGCATGCATGAGTATGAGAATAGTAAGACGACGGGGGGATTGAAACAGAAACGGTGTTCCgattggggagggttggtgggtAGCTGCCGCCGGTCTGCTCCGGATGGGGGAGACTAAAGCCGAAAGAAAATGATAGGAGAGTTGTGGTTGAGTAGGGAGGGATCTAAAAGAAATCAAGAAATCACGCCAAcgctgatgctgctgggAGGTTACGTAGAAAAAAGATGAAGTGTTGTTGAAACATTGTAAGTGGGTGGACGTCGGAATTATTGGGGACCTTGACGGCCAGGCCTGGACAGTGCGGCAGGGGATGAAGGGGGAGAACTGAACACTGTGAGCTCCACAGGATTCCCCGACACACCCGCTGCCGTCATTGCCTCATTCGTGGCCTGGCTCCGTGTCCCTGGCACGCTTCGATCCTCGCGGTAATCACTGACGACAGCAGAAACAGGAGACAATCATTTCTTACTGATTGAGCCATCATCTCTCTTTGCCCTGGCCTGGCAGAGAAACCACTCTCACGCTTATATGTCGAATTTAGTTTTTGTATTAATACTCTAGCTTCTCTCCACGCGTAGCCTACCGGTTTTCTAGATCGCTGTTGCCCTCGTACGACAGGTAGTGCTGCTGGTTGTTGCCTCCCTTAATTTCAACCATCAAATTGAACGACAGACGTGTCAATCCAGTCGCAATTCCATCGCTCACTCATTTGTCCTCACACTCCGGGTGTTCTTGTCCTCGACGGCCGCAACAATGCCACGCACGCGCCCAGCAACAACGGGCTATGAAAGGCTCGCACAAGCCGACCAGTTCGGCGACGactccgacgacgaagatcCCCTCGCCCACAGCTATGCCTCCCTCCAACCTGCTCAAGCCCCGCAATATGCGCCTATCACACAACCCCGCCCGCACTCGGGCATGTCGACGCCgaagcggaggaggtcgtcatcatccgccaATCTTCGCGGACGGGGTCGCCGAGCTCGGAGCAACTCAGGGGTCGACCTGAAAGCCATCAATGCCCGCCTCGAGCGATGGGCGGACGAGATCGCCTCCAAATTCAAGCGCgggaagaacaaaaagacg
The window above is part of the Podospora bellae-mahoneyi strain CBS 112042 chromosome 3, whole genome shotgun sequence genome. Proteins encoded here:
- a CDS encoding hypothetical protein (EggNog:ENOG503PSPI), whose translation is MPRQYFCWKVCLTFGCGCKEDTATHHVCDSFRTNCSSWVTYKTTNKSCSYHRRANGLDLKQQDDKEEDWSVVSEGPETPGSEEETQCQVGYQGTWEGQYLKRRAA